A single window of Oerskovia paurometabola DNA harbors:
- a CDS encoding AMIN-like domain-containing (lipo)protein — protein sequence MNGTTRRLRPAALSTGVVAALLALTACSGAGTDDETTGAAPSPSVSSPAPGPTASQSPSAPAGPTSTPTGSTDDDSSTDAPAFPANTEVDLADASPGAALTVTDIRIGRHDGFDRVVYEMGGTGTPGWRVEYVPQANEDGSGKVVPVDGDGTLSVSISGSGYPADTGVTEFDAPSTLRGAGTDEVEEVVFLGVFEGYAQSFVGTDEVSPFRVYALTDPTRVVVEVRNDDV from the coding sequence ATGAACGGCACGACCCGACGACTCCGGCCCGCAGCACTCTCCACCGGGGTCGTGGCTGCCCTCCTCGCGCTGACGGCCTGCTCGGGCGCGGGGACCGACGACGAGACCACGGGGGCCGCCCCGTCGCCGTCGGTCTCGTCCCCGGCCCCCGGCCCCACCGCGAGCCAGTCCCCCTCCGCTCCCGCGGGCCCCACGTCGACGCCCACGGGATCCACCGACGACGACAGCTCGACGGACGCGCCCGCGTTCCCCGCGAACACCGAGGTGGACCTCGCCGACGCGTCCCCCGGCGCCGCCCTGACGGTCACCGACATCAGGATCGGGCGCCACGACGGCTTCGACCGCGTGGTGTACGAGATGGGTGGGACGGGCACGCCCGGCTGGCGGGTCGAGTACGTCCCGCAGGCGAACGAGGACGGCAGCGGCAAGGTCGTGCCGGTCGACGGTGACGGGACGCTCTCTGTCTCGATCTCGGGCTCGGGCTACCCCGCGGACACGGGCGTCACCGAGTTCGACGCCCCGTCGACCCTGAGGGGCGCCGGGACGGACGAGGTCGAGGAGGTCGTCTTCCTCGGGGTCTTCGAGGGGTACGCGCAGTCGTTCGTCGGGACGGACGAGGTCAGCCCGTTCCGGGTCTACGCCCTGACCGACCCGACGCGGGTCGTGGTCGAGGTGCGCAACGACGACGTGTGA